In a genomic window of uncultured Sphaerochaeta sp.:
- a CDS encoding MATE family efflux transporter, which yields MHTATRAMNKQIRQLSLPTMYGMLFTALNDVVDMFWIGMLDKEAVAAITIYLTLFWALEILNEIVGTSSVSMLSRSWGAGDREKTRSIGEQTFAFKALLGSLGAILLIICLPYFYRMYTDDPKVIAHGLNYGYLRSAFIPIFFSSYTVNTLLRSTGDAKTPMKLLLATAVLNMILDPLFMFPVIPYTSIRGLGWGMFGSALATCLSYLVAFLVGFVYLLGAKAPLSIRFRHIFHLDLKLDKKLLTIGLPSGLHMLLRSLVTFVFLKLVAHYGTAAIASLGIANRIYQFCSMPSNGLSMGSGILVGQRLGSRQFPQAQQVAYLSILNGLLFSLPLFLALMLFPSAILSLFLGGAEPTADAMFLLRIYALCLICLAFSSGLGSAFYGSGHTRPILYASLISGWLIQMPYALVVASLLMLPLRWLWAAYLIGDVGDAVARWFWFSNRRWLEEP from the coding sequence ATGCACACGGCAACCCGGGCGATGAACAAGCAAATTCGGCAGTTGAGTCTCCCCACCATGTATGGGATGCTCTTCACCGCGCTGAATGATGTGGTGGACATGTTCTGGATCGGGATGCTGGATAAGGAAGCGGTTGCCGCCATCACCATCTATCTCACCCTGTTCTGGGCCTTGGAAATCCTCAATGAGATTGTCGGAACCAGCAGTGTCTCCATGCTCAGCCGCAGCTGGGGTGCAGGGGATAGGGAGAAGACGAGAAGCATCGGCGAGCAGACCTTTGCCTTCAAAGCCCTGCTGGGCAGTCTGGGGGCGATCCTGTTGATCATCTGCCTGCCGTATTTCTACCGCATGTATACCGATGATCCGAAGGTCATTGCCCATGGCCTGAACTATGGGTACCTCAGGTCAGCCTTCATTCCGATCTTCTTCTCCTCCTATACGGTGAATACCCTGCTCAGAAGCACCGGCGATGCAAAGACCCCCATGAAGCTGCTTCTGGCGACCGCGGTGCTGAATATGATTCTCGATCCGTTGTTCATGTTCCCAGTCATTCCGTACACATCCATCAGGGGACTGGGGTGGGGAATGTTCGGCTCGGCTCTTGCGACCTGTCTCTCGTATCTCGTAGCCTTCCTTGTTGGGTTTGTGTACTTGCTAGGGGCAAAGGCCCCCCTATCCATCCGCTTCAGGCACATATTCCATCTGGATTTGAAGCTGGACAAAAAACTGTTGACCATCGGCCTTCCCAGCGGCTTGCATATGCTGCTTCGCTCGCTGGTGACCTTCGTCTTTCTCAAGCTTGTGGCTCACTATGGGACGGCTGCCATTGCCAGCCTGGGTATTGCAAACCGCATCTACCAGTTCTGCAGCATGCCATCGAATGGACTGAGCATGGGCTCGGGCATTCTGGTTGGCCAACGTCTCGGCTCAAGACAGTTTCCGCAGGCGCAACAGGTTGCCTACCTTTCCATCCTCAACGGGCTTCTCTTTTCTCTTCCGCTCTTCCTTGCCCTGATGCTCTTTCCCTCAGCCATTCTCAGCCTCTTTCTCGGAGGAGCAGAACCCACCGCCGATGCAATGTTCTTGCTCCGCATCTATGCGCTCTGTCTCATTTGCCTTGCTTTTTCCAGCGGTCTTGGTTCCGCCTTCTATGGTTCCGGTCACACCAGGCCCATCCTGTATGCATCCCTGATCTCAGGCTGGTTGATCCAAATGCCCTATGCCCTGGTGGTTGCCTCTTTGCTCATGTTGCCGCTTCGCTGGTTGTGGGCGGCGTATCTGATAGGTGATGTGGGGGATGCCGTAGCCCGCTGGTTCTGGTTCTCCAACCGCCGTTGGTTGGAAGAGCCTTGA
- a CDS encoding PHP domain-containing protein, protein MQVKIDLHNHSCLSPCGDDDFTPALLAVEAMEQGIEILALTDHNCGKNLPAFAEACELCSILPLFGMEVTTVEEVHVLTLFKDLQNAMEFSAFVEFLLPKRKNNPKLFGNQLVVNVEGEVIERVDALLVSSSNLSFSDVVEEALSRDALVIPAHIDRFANSVLANLGFLPDLPYSALEAIHIPVHADTRGLAVLTGSDAHSLEQVGRRSCCLEMPSLSYESLKASLRPECITYRQS, encoded by the coding sequence ATGCAGGTCAAAATTGACTTGCACAACCACAGCTGTCTCTCTCCTTGCGGTGACGACGACTTCACACCGGCACTTCTGGCGGTGGAAGCAATGGAACAGGGAATCGAAATCCTGGCTTTGACCGACCACAACTGCGGAAAAAACCTCCCTGCATTCGCCGAAGCGTGCGAGCTGTGTTCCATTCTCCCTCTCTTCGGGATGGAAGTCACCACCGTTGAGGAGGTGCATGTGCTCACCCTTTTCAAGGATTTGCAGAACGCCATGGAGTTCTCGGCCTTTGTGGAGTTTCTCCTGCCGAAACGGAAGAACAATCCCAAGCTCTTCGGCAACCAGCTGGTGGTGAATGTGGAAGGTGAGGTCATCGAGCGAGTGGATGCACTTCTGGTCAGTTCCAGCAACCTCTCCTTTTCCGATGTGGTGGAAGAGGCGTTGAGCCGCGATGCCTTGGTGATACCGGCTCATATAGACCGGTTTGCAAACAGCGTACTGGCAAATCTGGGCTTCTTGCCCGACCTGCCCTACTCTGCCTTGGAGGCCATCCACATCCCGGTCCATGCAGATACCAGAGGCTTGGCGGTTCTCACTGGTTCCGATGCCCACTCGCTGGAGCAGGTGGGCAGACGCAGCTGTTGCCTGGAAATGCCTTCACTCTCCTATGAGTCGCTGAAAGCAAGCCTGAGACCTGAATGTATCACCTACCGACAATCCTGA
- a CDS encoding AAA family ATPase, whose product MNLFSVASEADQQKNQPLAYRMRPRTLDEYIGQDAIIGEGRLLRRSIQADQLSSVIFYGPPGTGKTTLARVIANTTKRHFSTLNAVLSGVKELRYEIDEARQRLELYNRGTILFVDEVHRWNKSQQDALLPWVENGTVILIGATTENPYFEVNAALVSRSRIFQLKSLESEDLMAIARQAFADKERGYGLYEVGFEEGALEHLVEVANGDARSLLNALQLAVETSVPTFPPPQGSHIIISKDAAEQSIQQKAVLYDKEGDYHFDVISAFIKSIRGSDPDATLYWLARMVSAGEDPKFIFRRMLISACEDVGLADPQAIVVVQADAAAFERIGLPEGRFHLTHAALYLATTEKSNSTLAFFDALKGVEQQAQDEVPNHLRDGNRDAKGFGHGQGYLYPHAYQDHWVAQQYLPSSLQGKVFYEPSDQGYEKSIKEKVQRHREEQLESVETDAFVENLSYSPGDKDRQRWVSRTVSERGKLLQVLRKTLFEGLTIRRSDRVLVCNAGHGLLLWEAYRSTPEGLVVAQVRTPDQRDHINHYAHSLSDLDRPVIHCDPLDKVLDTLQGQLRFEVIVGRNLFSRAKEEEKLLAKLKARLSAEGSLHIAESVPSLGSRLSDFVTEDLQLLLRKAERTLYADPANPLTNWTAEDLLGMFEQAGLATTSFELDLEESRSMAEDDIRRYLSASYLPAFTAQSVEVDAKKLEQELIGQLAGRSLAWKHHLLFVHASWKTPQAGKAKTADDTFKRVKQKAHANK is encoded by the coding sequence ATGAACCTCTTCAGCGTTGCCAGCGAGGCTGATCAGCAGAAAAACCAACCACTTGCCTACCGCATGCGCCCACGTACGCTCGACGAATATATCGGACAGGATGCCATCATCGGCGAAGGACGGTTGCTCAGGCGTTCCATCCAAGCCGACCAGCTCTCCTCGGTCATATTCTACGGCCCCCCGGGTACCGGAAAAACCACGCTTGCCCGCGTCATCGCCAATACCACCAAGCGGCATTTCTCCACGCTCAATGCAGTGCTCTCCGGGGTAAAGGAACTGCGCTATGAGATTGACGAGGCCCGCCAGCGCCTGGAGCTCTACAACCGTGGCACCATCCTGTTCGTGGATGAAGTGCATCGGTGGAACAAGAGCCAGCAGGACGCCCTTCTTCCCTGGGTTGAGAATGGGACGGTCATTCTTATCGGTGCAACCACCGAGAATCCCTATTTTGAGGTAAATGCCGCACTGGTCAGCAGATCGAGGATATTCCAACTGAAAAGTCTGGAAAGCGAAGACCTCATGGCAATTGCCAGGCAGGCGTTTGCTGACAAGGAACGTGGGTATGGCCTGTATGAAGTAGGTTTTGAGGAGGGTGCTTTGGAGCACCTGGTGGAGGTGGCCAACGGCGATGCCCGCAGCCTGCTCAACGCCCTGCAACTTGCAGTGGAGACTTCAGTCCCTACCTTCCCCCCGCCGCAAGGGAGCCATATCATCATTTCCAAGGACGCTGCCGAGCAGTCGATCCAGCAGAAGGCTGTGCTCTATGACAAAGAGGGTGATTACCATTTTGATGTCATCAGCGCCTTCATCAAGAGCATTCGGGGAAGTGATCCCGACGCCACCTTGTACTGGCTTGCCAGAATGGTCAGTGCCGGCGAGGATCCCAAGTTCATCTTCCGCAGGATGCTGATCAGTGCCTGCGAGGATGTCGGGCTTGCCGATCCCCAGGCAATCGTGGTGGTGCAAGCCGATGCTGCAGCATTCGAACGGATCGGTCTTCCCGAAGGCCGTTTTCATCTGACTCATGCAGCGCTCTACCTCGCCACAACAGAGAAGAGCAACTCAACCCTTGCTTTCTTCGATGCACTCAAGGGTGTGGAACAACAGGCTCAGGATGAGGTACCCAACCATCTCAGGGACGGGAATCGTGATGCAAAAGGGTTCGGGCATGGGCAGGGATACCTCTATCCGCATGCGTATCAGGACCACTGGGTCGCCCAGCAGTACCTGCCTTCATCGCTGCAGGGAAAGGTTTTTTATGAGCCGAGTGACCAAGGCTATGAGAAAAGCATCAAGGAAAAAGTGCAGCGCCACCGCGAAGAGCAGCTGGAGAGTGTGGAAACCGATGCCTTTGTGGAAAACCTCTCCTACTCTCCCGGGGACAAGGATCGGCAGCGGTGGGTCAGCCGAACAGTCAGCGAGCGGGGAAAACTCCTGCAAGTCCTGAGAAAGACCCTCTTTGAGGGCTTGACCATCAGAAGAAGCGACCGGGTGCTGGTCTGCAATGCAGGGCATGGGCTGTTGCTATGGGAGGCGTACCGCAGCACCCCCGAAGGCCTTGTGGTTGCCCAGGTCCGTACACCCGACCAGAGGGACCACATCAACCATTATGCACACTCCCTTTCCGATCTTGACCGGCCGGTTATCCATTGTGATCCCCTGGACAAGGTACTTGACACCTTGCAAGGACAACTGCGGTTTGAGGTCATTGTCGGACGAAACCTCTTCTCCCGCGCCAAGGAAGAGGAGAAGCTGCTTGCAAAGCTGAAAGCGAGATTGTCCGCAGAGGGTTCGCTGCACATTGCAGAGAGCGTACCTTCGCTCGGCTCAAGGCTTTCTGATTTTGTGACCGAGGATCTTCAGCTCCTGCTTCGCAAGGCCGAACGTACACTCTATGCAGATCCTGCCAATCCCTTGACCAACTGGACTGCAGAGGACCTGCTTGGGATGTTTGAACAAGCCGGCCTTGCCACAACCTCTTTCGAACTGGATCTTGAAGAGAGCCGGAGCATGGCCGAAGACGACATCCGTCGCTATCTCAGTGCCAGTTACCTCCCGGCTTTCACAGCCCAATCGGTTGAGGTCGATGCCAAGAAACTGGAACAGGAACTCATCGGTCAGCTTGCGGGCAGATCGCTTGCCTGGAAGCATCATTTGCTTTTTGTGCACGCTTCCTGGAAAACACCTCAGGCAGGCAAAGCCAAGACAGCGGATGATACGTTCAAACGGGTCAAGCAAAAGGCACATGCAAACAAGTGA
- a CDS encoding arsenate reductase family protein: MTIFCYPRCSTCAKAIAFLDAKGLSYTYRDIKLNRPSKEELRSLFQRSGLELRRFFNTSGQLYRSMKLKTKLSSLSEDEMLQLLASDGMLVKRPLLVTEKTVLVGFDEKKWEALLS; this comes from the coding sequence ATGACCATCTTTTGTTATCCTCGCTGTTCGACCTGCGCCAAGGCAATCGCCTTTCTTGATGCCAAAGGCCTTTCCTATACCTACCGGGATATCAAACTCAATCGTCCGAGCAAAGAGGAATTGCGTTCTCTCTTCCAAAGAAGCGGTTTGGAACTCAGACGCTTTTTCAACACCAGCGGACAACTCTATCGGTCAATGAAGCTGAAGACCAAACTCAGCAGCCTTTCGGAGGATGAGATGCTGCAGCTGCTCGCAAGCGATGGAATGTTGGTGAAACGACCTCTCCTAGTTACGGAGAAGACCGTGTTGGTCGGTTTCGATGAGAAGAAATGGGAAGCACTGCTCAGCTGA
- a CDS encoding GNAT family N-acetyltransferase, whose product MKRAQSEHRLQDGLVITVRSLEPKDASMVIDFVGSMYASSPFLARYPEEWKISHDEETAFLKGTEEAPNRIMLGAFSEGRLVALTDCLPVSANQKLRHRGQCAISVAPTLAHRGLGSLIFSLMLEQARLAGFEQVELEVVASNQWAIRLYEKFGFVRIGSIPHGFKYKDGSYQDLAIMVLTFS is encoded by the coding sequence ATGAAAAGAGCGCAAAGTGAACATCGTTTGCAAGACGGGCTGGTCATCACCGTTCGTTCCCTGGAGCCAAAGGATGCTTCCATGGTCATCGACTTTGTCGGGTCCATGTACGCATCCTCTCCCTTCCTGGCACGGTATCCTGAGGAGTGGAAGATTTCTCATGATGAGGAAACAGCGTTTCTGAAAGGTACGGAAGAAGCACCCAACAGGATCATGCTTGGCGCGTTTTCAGAGGGAAGGCTGGTTGCTCTGACCGATTGCCTGCCTGTCTCTGCAAATCAGAAACTCCGCCATCGCGGCCAATGCGCCATCTCAGTTGCACCCACGCTTGCACATCGGGGCCTGGGCTCACTGATATTTTCCCTCATGCTCGAGCAGGCCCGGCTGGCGGGCTTCGAACAAGTGGAACTTGAGGTAGTCGCTTCCAACCAGTGGGCAATCCGCCTGTATGAGAAGTTCGGCTTTGTGCGTATCGGCTCCATTCCCCATGGCTTCAAATACAAGGATGGGTCCTATCAGGATCTGGCCATCATGGTGTTGACATTCAGCTGA
- a CDS encoding Fic family protein — translation MLTTTILEKLHAFSHHLTFNPDSPKLRRDTMAKTIQGSLAIEANTLTLDQVTALVDGKHIAGPRKDVLEVKNAINAYHELYAKDPFNVQDLLSVHAVLMHGLAEESGSFRTGSVGVMREQQVIHVAPPASLVPHLIADLLAWVKDAEYPMLIKSAIFHYEFEDIHPFADGNGRMGRLWQTLLLSTWNPLFSYLAVEEIVKDRQQQYYEAINSSTMQNNTAPFVTFMLQAIDEALCGLSPGKMQVSPYVEKLLAAMGTQTLSAQEIMQAMGLSNRPSFMRVYLHPALELGCVEMTLPDKPNSRLQKYRARSR, via the coding sequence ATGTTGACGACAACCATTTTGGAAAAGTTGCATGCATTTTCCCATCATTTGACCTTCAATCCGGATTCTCCCAAGCTCAGACGCGATACAATGGCAAAAACCATCCAAGGCTCCCTTGCGATAGAAGCAAATACACTCACGTTGGATCAAGTGACAGCATTGGTAGATGGCAAACACATTGCAGGCCCGCGTAAAGATGTATTGGAAGTGAAGAATGCCATCAACGCATACCACGAACTGTATGCGAAGGATCCTTTCAATGTGCAAGATCTCCTCTCTGTACATGCGGTCTTGATGCATGGCTTGGCTGAAGAATCCGGGAGCTTCCGAACAGGTTCTGTAGGCGTCATGAGAGAACAGCAGGTCATCCATGTTGCTCCTCCCGCCTCGCTTGTACCGCATCTTATTGCTGACTTGCTTGCATGGGTGAAAGATGCTGAGTATCCGATGCTCATCAAAAGTGCCATCTTCCACTACGAATTTGAGGATATCCACCCGTTTGCAGATGGGAATGGCCGCATGGGGCGCCTGTGGCAGACTCTGTTGCTCTCCACCTGGAACCCCCTGTTTTCCTATTTGGCAGTGGAAGAAATCGTCAAGGATCGGCAACAACAGTACTATGAAGCCATCAACAGTTCGACTATGCAGAACAATACCGCCCCGTTTGTAACTTTCATGTTGCAAGCGATTGATGAAGCCTTGTGTGGGTTATCACCTGGCAAGATGCAGGTTTCTCCCTACGTGGAAAAACTCCTTGCAGCCATGGGAACACAAACGCTCTCTGCACAAGAAATCATGCAGGCTATGGGCCTGTCCAACCGTCCATCATTCATGCGTGTATACCTTCACCCCGCTCTGGAATTGGGTTGCGTGGAAATGACCCTCCCTGATAAACCAAATAGCCGATTACAAAAATACAGGGCACGATCGCGGTAG
- the tig gene encoding trigger factor has protein sequence MIADKSIKELENSSVALTVTVTADTIENDYKAALQKYASTIQLKGFRKGKAPISVLEGKFGKAIREESTFNTIEEALKEVLEGVEEKYKPLSFSTPELQDEETLLPFKANSDVTFTVKYDVMPTFEMPAYKGLSVSYPKVQVSDEAVNAEVDKLREQNAMVIDKNDAAAMGDIVTVSYVELDAENNEVPGTERKEFVFTLGSTYNFYQIDSDIVGMKSGEEKTFSKTYAEDSTVEGYAGKTITLKVNVESVKFRDVPVLDDEFAQDVKEEYKTVADLLKATREKLEKALEAKLEQAKLNALSDELLKGTTIAVPASMIDLEIEQSWNRYVKQTGLTEEQILQFLQFQQKTKEDVVAPWREAAEKSLRIQLIMEKIKETEKFPLDEEELNKVLAEQLKDITDESQRDYYKTMIEDDMRFQKIAPFLQENNTFTEGEEVAYDVFMSETYGA, from the coding sequence ATGATCGCTGATAAGAGTATCAAAGAATTGGAGAACTCCTCCGTCGCGCTGACGGTCACTGTGACCGCTGACACCATCGAAAACGACTACAAGGCTGCGCTGCAGAAGTACGCTTCCACCATCCAGCTCAAGGGCTTCCGCAAGGGAAAGGCCCCCATTTCCGTACTGGAAGGCAAGTTCGGCAAAGCAATTCGTGAGGAGAGTACCTTCAATACCATCGAAGAGGCGCTCAAAGAGGTTCTTGAGGGTGTCGAAGAGAAGTACAAGCCCCTCTCATTCAGTACTCCTGAGTTGCAGGATGAAGAGACCCTGCTGCCCTTCAAGGCAAACTCCGATGTCACTTTCACCGTCAAATATGATGTCATGCCGACCTTTGAGATGCCTGCATACAAGGGCTTGAGCGTCTCCTACCCCAAAGTACAGGTCAGTGATGAGGCGGTGAATGCTGAAGTGGACAAGCTGCGTGAGCAGAATGCCATGGTCATCGACAAGAATGATGCGGCTGCCATGGGTGACATCGTCACCGTCAGTTACGTCGAGCTTGATGCTGAGAACAACGAGGTTCCCGGTACCGAGCGCAAGGAGTTCGTATTCACCCTCGGAAGCACCTACAACTTCTACCAGATCGACAGTGATATTGTCGGTATGAAGAGTGGCGAGGAGAAGACCTTCTCCAAGACCTACGCCGAGGATTCCACTGTTGAGGGCTACGCAGGCAAGACCATCACCCTCAAGGTCAATGTCGAGAGTGTCAAGTTCCGTGATGTCCCTGTACTCGACGACGAGTTCGCCCAGGACGTGAAGGAAGAGTACAAGACGGTCGCAGATCTGCTCAAGGCAACCCGTGAGAAGCTTGAGAAGGCTCTCGAGGCCAAACTCGAGCAAGCCAAGTTGAATGCACTCAGCGATGAGCTCTTGAAAGGCACCACCATTGCCGTACCGGCAAGCATGATCGATCTTGAGATTGAGCAGAGCTGGAACCGTTACGTGAAGCAGACCGGCCTGACCGAGGAGCAGATCCTTCAGTTCCTGCAGTTCCAGCAGAAGACCAAGGAAGACGTGGTCGCACCCTGGAGAGAAGCTGCCGAGAAGAGCCTGCGCATCCAGCTGATCATGGAGAAGATCAAGGAAACCGAGAAGTTCCCCCTCGATGAGGAAGAACTGAACAAGGTGCTTGCCGAACAGCTGAAGGACATCACCGACGAAAGCCAGCGTGACTACTACAAGACCATGATCGAAGACGATATGCGCTTCCAGAAGATTGCACCGTTCTTGCAGGAGAACAACACCTTCACCGAAGGAGAAGAGGTTGCGTACGATGTCTTCATGAGCGAGACCTACGGAGCCTGA
- a CDS encoding iron-sulfur binding hydrogenase produces MVVRDLANIQGFSLQCISDEEYEIQDAYTGDLLSDVMGNAPADSVLITIQAHKNTVAVASLAQIRALVICNNRSVPPDMLQAAKEEEVAIFTTKDTQFEASCKIARALGR; encoded by the coding sequence ATGGTTGTTCGAGACCTTGCAAACATACAGGGATTTTCCCTTCAGTGCATCAGTGACGAGGAGTATGAGATCCAGGATGCCTATACCGGGGACCTGCTCAGTGACGTGATGGGCAATGCTCCCGCAGACAGCGTCCTGATCACGATCCAGGCACATAAGAATACTGTCGCAGTCGCCTCTCTGGCTCAAATCCGTGCCTTGGTCATCTGCAACAACCGCAGTGTCCCTCCTGACATGCTGCAAGCTGCAAAAGAGGAAGAAGTTGCCATTTTCACCACCAAAGATACGCAGTTTGAGGCGAGTTGCAAGATAGCCCGGGCATTGGGAAGGTGA
- a CDS encoding YeiH family protein, producing the protein MLKRLSPLPYLPGLSLALALAVLATWLAHFIPSGIISASVIALFLGMVLHTIKQPGKQLQQGIGFASKRLLKIAIVLLGASLDITTIMQVGGRSLMIMLFTLATCFGIGHFVGKALHLNWKMSNLISAGTGICGGSAIAAIAPVIDAEDRDIAFAMSATFLFDMVMILIFPLMGHALGMSDTAYGLWAGTAVNDTSSVVAAGYGFSEAAGDYAVMVKLTRTLAIIPTVLIFGAIHFHMQGVGKNRKGQVQSSIPYFILLFLAMAGLNSLGIIPQDLSAMLKTLSKFLMVTALAAIGLKTSLGDLRTSGGAAMAHGFIISLLVVLAAYLVIYVQQEVLFLI; encoded by the coding sequence ATGTTGAAACGTCTTTCACCCCTCCCCTATCTGCCTGGTCTTTCGCTCGCTCTCGCTCTCGCAGTTCTTGCCACCTGGCTTGCACACTTCATACCCTCCGGCATCATCAGTGCCTCGGTCATTGCTCTCTTTCTGGGGATGGTGCTGCACACCATCAAACAGCCGGGCAAGCAACTGCAGCAAGGCATCGGCTTCGCCTCAAAACGCTTGCTCAAGATTGCCATCGTACTGCTGGGGGCCAGCTTGGACATCACGACCATCATGCAGGTCGGGGGAAGGTCGCTCATGATCATGCTCTTTACCCTGGCAACCTGTTTCGGTATCGGACACTTTGTGGGCAAAGCCCTGCATCTCAATTGGAAGATGAGCAACCTGATCAGTGCAGGCACCGGAATCTGCGGTGGTTCTGCCATCGCAGCCATTGCCCCGGTCATTGATGCAGAGGACAGGGACATCGCATTCGCCATGAGTGCAACCTTCCTCTTCGACATGGTCATGATCCTCATCTTCCCCCTGATGGGTCATGCATTGGGCATGAGCGATACGGCATACGGTCTTTGGGCAGGGACGGCGGTCAACGACACCTCCTCGGTGGTTGCCGCCGGGTACGGGTTCAGCGAGGCTGCCGGTGACTATGCAGTGATGGTCAAACTCACCCGAACGCTGGCCATCATCCCCACCGTGCTCATCTTTGGTGCAATACACTTCCACATGCAGGGAGTCGGGAAAAACCGAAAAGGGCAAGTGCAATCCAGCATCCCGTACTTCATTCTCCTGTTCCTGGCAATGGCAGGGCTCAACAGCCTGGGCATCATCCCCCAGGACTTGTCAGCCATGCTGAAAACCCTCAGCAAGTTTCTCATGGTCACGGCCCTGGCCGCCATCGGGCTGAAGACAAGTCTGGGCGACCTGAGAACATCGGGAGGGGCGGCCATGGCACACGGTTTCATCATCTCCCTGTTGGTCGTACTTGCAGCGTATCTGGTGATCTATGTTCAGCAAGAGGTGCTGTTCCTGATCTAG
- a CDS encoding Bax inhibitor-1/YccA family protein, with translation MNDQNTSFFQNVAVRERTILKNVYLWMTAGLGLTALIAFFIASNPSLLRAIIGNTMGFFLVVIGQFALVFYLSARLDRMSQMSAIIAFLAYSALNGIMLSTIFAVYAGVVIYKTFFTTALMFGGMSLYAMTTKRDLNRLGSYLVMGLWGLIGASLINLFFRSSGLDYLISFIGVGIFLGLTAYDTQKIIRMNQEYGSSIDEESFTKLSIIGALSLYLDFLNLFLYLLRIFGRSNNR, from the coding sequence ATGAACGATCAAAACACCTCATTTTTCCAGAATGTAGCGGTGCGGGAGCGCACCATACTCAAGAATGTATACCTCTGGATGACAGCCGGACTTGGTCTGACTGCCCTCATCGCTTTTTTCATTGCAAGCAATCCTTCGTTGCTTCGTGCCATCATCGGCAACACCATGGGCTTCTTTCTGGTGGTGATCGGGCAGTTTGCCTTGGTCTTCTACCTCTCTGCACGATTGGACAGGATGAGCCAGATGAGCGCCATCATTGCCTTCCTTGCCTATTCGGCACTCAATGGCATCATGCTCAGCACCATCTTTGCTGTCTATGCGGGAGTGGTCATCTACAAGACATTCTTTACCACAGCATTGATGTTCGGTGGCATGAGCCTGTATGCCATGACCACAAAGCGGGACCTGAACCGCTTGGGCTCCTATCTGGTGATGGGTTTGTGGGGTCTCATCGGTGCAAGCCTGATCAACCTCTTTTTCCGTTCCTCAGGCCTTGATTACCTGATCAGCTTCATCGGTGTAGGAATTTTCCTTGGTCTCACCGCCTATGACACCCAGAAGATCATCAGGATGAACCAGGAGTACGGGTCGTCCATAGATGAGGAGTCCTTCACGAAGCTGAGCATCATCGGAGCTCTCTCCCTCTATCTGGACTTCCTGAATCTGTTCCTCTATTTGCTGCGGATATTCGGCCGGTCGAACAACCGCTGA
- a CDS encoding LysR family transcriptional regulator, translating into MDTRFSTFLSLCSTLNYRKTAEDVPLSQPAVTKQIQSLEQEYSTKLFDYKGRSLSLREEGMLFKRFAESQRYNEQELISELACKPQDTLRLGATKSIGDSVLDSYLISYLKQENRNISLMVENTTVLLAQLEAAQLDFVVLEGLFPKKHYAYRLLRRETFVGICAKDHPFAGKSIPVPLLQGQNLITREPGSGTRNIFERELQSQGYDLSLFPRVTEISSFQPLKKLVSSGLGISFVYQSVADTDSELAQFSLSHMVTEHEFNIVWLKHTSASRYVDDFFQSSES; encoded by the coding sequence ATGGATACCCGCTTCTCTACGTTTCTCTCGCTATGTTCCACCTTGAACTATCGCAAGACAGCTGAGGATGTGCCTCTTTCCCAACCGGCGGTTACCAAGCAGATCCAATCGCTGGAACAGGAGTACAGCACCAAACTGTTTGACTATAAAGGAAGAAGCCTTTCCTTGCGTGAGGAGGGCATGTTGTTCAAACGCTTTGCGGAAAGCCAACGGTACAACGAGCAGGAACTCATATCCGAACTGGCGTGCAAACCACAGGACACACTGCGTCTTGGGGCAACCAAGAGTATCGGTGACAGTGTCCTGGATTCCTACCTGATCAGCTACCTCAAGCAAGAAAACAGAAACATCTCCCTTATGGTGGAGAACACCACGGTTCTTCTTGCCCAGCTGGAAGCTGCACAGCTCGATTTTGTCGTGCTGGAGGGACTGTTTCCCAAAAAACACTATGCATACCGACTGCTCAGGCGGGAGACCTTTGTGGGCATCTGTGCCAAGGACCATCCTTTTGCGGGCAAGAGCATACCGGTTCCTCTGTTGCAAGGGCAGAACCTGATAACCCGGGAACCGGGATCGGGAACACGGAACATCTTCGAGCGGGAACTGCAGAGTCAGGGGTATGATCTTTCGCTCTTCCCGCGGGTCACTGAGATTTCCAGTTTCCAACCATTGAAGAAGCTGGTCTCGAGCGGACTGGGCATCAGCTTTGTCTACCAATCGGTGGCCGATACCGATTCAGAGCTTGCACAATTTTCGCTTTCCCATATGGTGACAGAGCATGAGTTCAACATCGTATGGCTCAAGCACACCTCAGCTTCCCGTTATGTGGATGACTTTTTCCAGAGTTCAGAATCCTGA